The stretch of DNA CGCTATTGTAGGTTACGAGGAAGAGAAAAAGTGCAGGAACAGGCGCTGATGACAGCGACCTGTCAGAACATAAAAAAGATAGCCAACCACCTAGCAAAGCTAGGATAGGTAGGTGGCTGGCTATCTTTTTTATAAAACAGCCCTTTAAAGAAAGCAGAAGAGTATCGAATAAAAAAAGATTGTAGAGAAACTGGGATTTCTCTACAATCTGACAGCTTCCGGATCGGAAGCTGTCTTTTTATTTCGTCAAATGCTTGACGAGGACCGCCACGAACTGTTCCAGATACTTCTGGTCTGTTTCGTCGAAACGATTTTTGGAAGGGCTGTCGATATCAAGCACTCCGTAGGATTTGCCATTCACGATGATAGGAACGACGATCTCGGATTGGCTTGCTGCGTCACATGCAATATGACCAGGGAATTGATGGACATCCGCCACAAGCTGTGTCTTGTTTTCCGCGACAGCCGTCCCGCAGACGCCCTTTCCGATTTTGATGCGTACACAGGCGGGGAGGCCTTGGAATGGACCGAGGATCAATTCGTCTCCTTTATGGAGATAAAAACCGACCCAGTTCACATCATCAAGGAATTGATTCAAGAGGGCAGAAGCGTTTGCCAAGTGGGCGATTTCGTCCTCTTCCCCTGTAAGCAATGCATCAAGCTGCTTAACGAGCAATTCATAGTCTTTTTCGCGGGAACCGCTATAAGCCGTTGTTTCGAACATATTCATTTCCCCCATATAATGATTTTCTGTAATTCGACAGAAGGCGCGATATTTGGCGAGCGAAAGTTGCAGGATAGCTGTTTTCGCTGTCGTATACAACAAGTGAAGGAGCTGAGAAGATTGAAAAAAAATGACACGAAACAAAAAGTGATGGACGCCGCTTGTCAATTGTTCTACACAAAAGGCTACCATGGGACATCCGTCCGCGATATTGCGGGAAAAGCTTCGGTCAATGTCTCCTTGATCAATTATTATTATAAAAGTAAGCAAGGGCTTCTGGAAGCATCCGTCGTGCTGTATTACGAAGAATATCTTGCTGTGCTGGAAAAAACGGCCCAAAAACGGGGGCAGGAATCTCCCAGTATCTATCTGAAACAATTAATTGAAGCAATTATACAATATAAACTCTCGCGGAATCAATTCACGGCTTTCATTCAAAGGGAGCTGATGCTGGATTCCGTATTCGTCAGGGAAATGGCTGTGACGTATTTGGCTAAGGAAAGCCATACACTGAAACAAGCCTTCAGGGACTACCTGGAGTCAAACGGGATCCGGGAACGGGAAGGGGTCTATTTATATATGCAGCTGTCGGGAATGCTGTCTGCCCCGTTCACCATGAGCAAGGAAATGAAAGGCATGCTGGTGACAGAAGAATCACGGCACTATTTCTGCAGCATGTATACTTCCAGTATCCATCATTGGATCGATACGCTTGCCACGGTTTCTCCGGCCTCATTAAGAGCGGTATCAGCCAATTGACGCACAATAGAGGGAAAATCATGGAAAATACCTGAGAAATTTGAAAAAATTTAGCCATATTTGCGGTTTACATGGTATCATATTAGTATTAAAAATAGATAACGATTATTAGGGTATTACTCCTTTTTCCCGAGTATTGGTTAGGAGGCTGGACATTGCTTTACATCGTCGGAGGAATTATTCTAATCATCGCCTTGATCATCTTGGGCCTGATTATGAGAAAGCGAGTTTATGATGAAGTGGACCGGCTTGAAAGCTGGAAAATGGATATAGCGAACCGCAATGTATCGGAAGAATTAGCGAAAGTGAAAGCGTTGAACCTATCTGGAGAAACACAGGAAAAATTCGAATCATGGAAGGAACGCTGGGATCATATCGTAACAAAAGAGCTTCCCGATACAGAAGAGGCTCTTTTTGATGCGGAGGAGGGTGCCGACCGCTACCGTTTCACGAAAGCCAAACAGCATCTGCAGCAAGTGGAAGTCACGCTCTCCCGGATAGAGGATAAGATTGAAGGCATGTTCCGTGAATTGGACGAACTGCTTGCTTCCGAAGAGGAAGCCCGTAAACAAGCCGAGGCACTGCAGCCTGCTTTGCAGGCACTCAAGCGCACCATTTCGCAGCATCGCCATCAATATGGCAAAGCGGATGTTCGTTTTGAGGCGGCAATAGCCGAGCAGAGCACGCAGCTTGCTGCTTATCATTCACTCATCGAATCCGGCAACTATTTCGAAGCTAACCAGCTGATCACGGATGTGAAAGCGAAGACGGAATCGCTGGAAGAGGAGATCGAAGCTTTCCCGCAGGCTTATAAGCAAGTGAAGCAGGAGCTTCCGGCACAGGTGGCGGATTTATTGGGCGGCATCCGTGAAATGAAGCAGGACGGCTATCGGATCCATCATCTTGGTTTCGAGGATGAACTGAAGGCAGAGAAGGAACGATTGAATCAGCTGGTCAAACAGCTGGAAGCAGGAGAGGCAGAAGAAATACAATTATACATTCCTGCGCTGGAAAATCGCATCAAAGAGATGTATCAGCTTCTTGAGAATGAAGCTGTTGCCAAGAATTATGTCGACTCAAAATTCGAGCAATATGTCCAAGCCGTCGAGAAAAAGACAGAGGCATATATGAAGACAAAAGAAGAAATCGATCTGCTTCGGGAATCCTATTTCTTTACGGATAATGATGTCGAATTTCATCTGAAGCTGGAGTCCAAGATTTCCAGGCTCGTCAAGCAGCTCGAGGCGCTGCAGCAAGAGATGGATGATGATCGTGTATCCCATACGAAGCTCAAAGAGGAATTGGAAACAGGATTCCGTGAATTGAGTGCCATTGAGGAAGAACATGAGGAAATTCGCGGTAAAATCAAGACATTGCGCAAAGATGAACTGGAAGCCAAAGAGAAAATTGCCGATATGCGCCAGAAGCTATACGATGTAAATCGAAAGCTGCAAAAGAGCAATATCCCAGGTGTACCGCAGGAAGTTTGGAAGATGGTCGAAGAGAGCCAGGAAAAAACGTCCCTTACGATGGAGGTGCTCGAAGCGCACCCGCTCGATATGGCTGAGGTGCGGACACATCTGCAGCAGGCAGAGGAAATCAGCAATGCCACTATCGAACAAATCGAACATTTGCTGGAGCAGGCTTATCTTGCAGAAGTGGTGATTCAGTATTCCAATCGCTATCGCAGTCAATATCCGATTCTTGCTGCAGAAATGGCGGAAGCAGAGAAGCTGTTCCGCGAATATCAGTACGAGCAAGCTTTGGAGCGGGCCGCCCGAGCTTTGCAGGATATAGAACCGAAGGCGCTGGAGCGCTTGGAGAAACATATCAAGATTCCCAGCTGATACATAAAGCAATCCCTTGCTACTTGCGAGGGATTGCTTTATTTTAGTAAAAGATAGTTTGAAGAGAGGGAGATGGACAAATGATATACTTTGATAATAGTGCAACAACCAAACCGCATCCTGACGTGCTTTCCAGCTACACGGAAGCAGCACAAACGTATTTCGCCAATCCATCATCCCTGCATCGTTTAGGGGGCAGTGCCGAACAGCTGCTGACAGCATGCCGTAAGCAGGCTGCCCAGCTTCTTCGCGTCGGGGAGGATGAGATTCTGTTTACTTCAGGCGGTACAGAGGGGAATAACCTTGCAATCAAAGGAACGGCTTATCGGAAGAAGCGATTGGGTAATCACATCATCACGACCGCCGTAGAGCATCCTTCCGTATTGGAGACTTGTGCGGAATTGGAGAACCAAGGGTTCAAGGTGACATATGTCGATGTGGATACTTTCGGCTATGTGACAGCTGAAAAAATTGAAGCAGCCATCACGGATGAAACCATCTTAGTCAGTGTGATGCATGTGAATAATGAACTTGGTACCATCCAGCCGATCAAGACTATCGGTCAGATGCTGACAGCATATCCTAAAATCACGTATCATGTGGACCATGTACAAGGGGCTGGAAAAGTGGCACTCGATATCAAGGGGAGCCATATCCATCTTTGTACGCTGTCTGCTCATAAATTCCATGGCGTAAAGGGCAGCGGCATCCTTTATAAGGATAGGAACACGCATATTGCAGCTCAGTTATCCGGAGGGGGCCAGGAACAGGCCTTGCGTTCCGGAACCGAAAATGTGCCTGGTATCACAGCCATGGTAAAGGCTCTGAGGCTGGCAATGGAAGAGCTGCAAAATCATCCTGCCAAGCTTTTCGAACTGAGGGAAAAGCTTTTTGGCGGCTTGGAGAAAATGGATGGAATCGTGCTGCATTCCCCGCCTGCAGGGGCTCCGCATATCGTGAATTTCTCGGTTCCGGGAGTGAAACCTGAGGTGCTGATCCATGCACTGGGCGAAAAAGATATCTATGTATCGACCAAATCGGCTTGTTCCTCGAAGAATAGTGATGCCAGCGCTGTCCTGCTCGCTTGCGGGTTGCCGGATGAACAGGCTGAATCTGCTATCAGGGTGAGCTTTTCCTATGAAAATACGCAGGAAGAAGTAAGTTATTTCCTGCAGGTTCTAAAAGAAACATTAACACATTTAAAGAAAGTGATGAGATAAGATATGCAGTATGACCATATATTGATTCGTTATGGGGAAATGGCCCTTAAGGGCAAGAATCGCAAGCATTTCACCAAGCAGCTTGAATATAACGTCAAGGATCAAATAAAACCTTACCCAAACGCCAAAGTCGAACGTACACGTGATCGGATGTATATCCACCTTCACGGGGAAGATCATGAACCGATTGTGGAAGCATGCCGTCATATATTCGGCATACACAGCTTCAGCCTGGCAATCCGGACCGAAAACGAGGAGCTGGCGATCAAACAAGCTGCCCTGCAGCTATTGCTCGATAATCCGGCAGGAACCAGTTTTAAAATATCCTGCCGCCGGCCGAATAAACGTTTTCCGATCGACTCGCAGGAAATGAATCAGCGTATCGGTGCATATGTGATGCAAAACAGCGAAGGTTACCCTGTCGATGTCCATCACCCAGGTGTAGAGATCACGGTGGAAATCCGCGAACGGGCGACATATGTGACAGGTCAGAAGATAAAGGGGCCGGGCGGTTTGCCGGCAGGAAGCTCAGGCAAGACATTGCTGATGCTTTCTGGCGGAATCGACAGCCCTGTTGCCGGTTATTTGGCGATGAAGCGCGGGGTCGAGATAGAAGCTATCCATTTCCATTCACCGCCTTATACAAATGAGCGTGCGAAACAGAAAGTGATTGATTTGGCGCAAACGTTGTCCAAGTTCGGTGCAAAAGTGAAAATCCATGTTGTGCCATTCACAGAACTGCAGGTGAAGATCCATCAGGAGATACCGTTTGGCTACAGCATGACAGTCATGCGCCGGATGATGCTGCGGATCAGTGAGCGAATCGCAGAAAAACATGGCATCTTGTCCCTGACTTCCGGTGAAAGCCTTGGCCAGGTGGCCAGTCAAACGATGGAAAGCATGCACACGATCAATGAAGTGACGAACTATCCTGTGCTGCGCCCGCTCATCACGATGGACAAGTCCGATATCATCGAAATCGCGAAACAGATCAATACCTATGAGATCTCGACACGCCCATATGATGACTGCTGCACCGTTTTTGTACCGGAAGCACCAAAAACAAAGCCGCGGCGTGAAAAGGTGCATTTGTATGAAGGGACAATCGATTTCTCTGCTGAATTCGAACGGGCCGTCGAAGGAACGGAGATTATCACGGCCTCTCCGTCGGAGGAAGCGCCGGCGCCATTCGCTGATTTGCTGTAAGAACTTCCCAAGTAAATAATCTGTATGTTCTCCTCCTTGTCGGCACATGCTACATGTACAAGGAGGTGACATCAAATGGCTAACAACAATTCAAGCAACCAGTTAGTAGTACCTCAAGCGCAACAAGCTCTAGATCAAATGAAATATGAGATCGCACAGGAATTCGGTGTACAGCTTGGCGGAAACGAAACTTCTCGTGCCAACGGTTCTGTTGGAGGAGAAATCACAAAGCGTCTTGTACGTACAGCACAAGAGCAATTAAGCAGATAATTTCATAAGTATGGCATAAAGGGGCAGCATCCGCTGCTCCTTTTCCGTGTAGAAACAAAAGGGAAAGTGCATCCTATCGAAGAAGGAGGAGAAGAAGGAATGTGGATAGCCATCAGTGTCATGATAGGGCTCTTACTATTGCTTCTAGTGGCAATTACGGCTAAAGTGACTTTTCATTTTCAGTATGATTCGTCTGATTGGTCCATCCAAATCCGCATTTTCGGCATCTGTGTACAAACATGGCGATTGGAGCAGCAATCTTCCATCGAGCCTGCTTCCTCTGAGGATTTGAATCAGCAGCTTGTCGATTTATTTGCCGATTTACAAAAAATCAGGGATTCTTTTCCTTATCTTCTCAGAATCACTCGAAATGCAGAGCTACGGCAATTACGCTGGCATACAAGGATCGGCATGTCCGATGCAGCTTCTGCCGGCACACTTGTTGGCTTGATTTGGACAGTCAAAGGAATTGTCAACCAAGTCATCCGTTCGAATTTCCGTATAGGGGAACCATTTGATATCCAGGTACAGCCGATTTTCAATAATTCGACTTTCCATACTAGCTTTCAATGCATAGTGTCCATCCGTACCGGGAAAGCTATGCATGCCATTATATCCAATGCCAGAGGAAGATAGGAGGAGCGAGCAGTATGGCAGATCACCCGATTCAAGGATTAATGAAAACCGCAATGGAAAACCTGAAGGAAATGATTGATGTCAATACGATAGTCGGCGATCCAGTGGAGACTCCGGATGGGAGTATCATTCT from Terribacillus sp. FSL K6-0262 encodes:
- a CDS encoding GAF domain-containing protein, with amino-acid sequence MFETTAYSGSREKDYELLVKQLDALLTGEEDEIAHLANASALLNQFLDDVNWVGFYLHKGDELILGPFQGLPACVRIKIGKGVCGTAVAENKTQLVADVHQFPGHIACDAASQSEIVVPIIVNGKSYGVLDIDSPSKNRFDETDQKYLEQFVAVLVKHLTK
- the thiI gene encoding tRNA uracil 4-sulfurtransferase ThiI, whose product is MQYDHILIRYGEMALKGKNRKHFTKQLEYNVKDQIKPYPNAKVERTRDRMYIHLHGEDHEPIVEACRHIFGIHSFSLAIRTENEELAIKQAALQLLLDNPAGTSFKISCRRPNKRFPIDSQEMNQRIGAYVMQNSEGYPVDVHHPGVEITVEIRERATYVTGQKIKGPGGLPAGSSGKTLLMLSGGIDSPVAGYLAMKRGVEIEAIHFHSPPYTNERAKQKVIDLAQTLSKFGAKVKIHVVPFTELQVKIHQEIPFGYSMTVMRRMMLRISERIAEKHGILSLTSGESLGQVASQTMESMHTINEVTNYPVLRPLITMDKSDIIEIAKQINTYEISTRPYDDCCTVFVPEAPKTKPRREKVHLYEGTIDFSAEFERAVEGTEIITASPSEEAPAPFADLL
- a CDS encoding alpha/beta-type small acid-soluble spore protein, producing MANNNSSNQLVVPQAQQALDQMKYEIAQEFGVQLGGNETSRANGSVGGEITKRLVRTAQEQLSR
- a CDS encoding cysteine desulfurase family protein; translated protein: MIYFDNSATTKPHPDVLSSYTEAAQTYFANPSSLHRLGGSAEQLLTACRKQAAQLLRVGEDEILFTSGGTEGNNLAIKGTAYRKKRLGNHIITTAVEHPSVLETCAELENQGFKVTYVDVDTFGYVTAEKIEAAITDETILVSVMHVNNELGTIQPIKTIGQMLTAYPKITYHVDHVQGAGKVALDIKGSHIHLCTLSAHKFHGVKGSGILYKDRNTHIAAQLSGGGQEQALRSGTENVPGITAMVKALRLAMEELQNHPAKLFELREKLFGGLEKMDGIVLHSPPAGAPHIVNFSVPGVKPEVLIHALGEKDIYVSTKSACSSKNSDASAVLLACGLPDEQAESAIRVSFSYENTQEEVSYFLQVLKETLTHLKKVMR
- a CDS encoding DUF2953 domain-containing protein — translated: MWIAISVMIGLLLLLLVAITAKVTFHFQYDSSDWSIQIRIFGICVQTWRLEQQSSIEPASSEDLNQQLVDLFADLQKIRDSFPYLLRITRNAELRQLRWHTRIGMSDAASAGTLVGLIWTVKGIVNQVIRSNFRIGEPFDIQVQPIFNNSTFHTSFQCIVSIRTGKAMHAIISNARGR
- the refZ gene encoding forespore capture DNA-binding protein RefZ; amino-acid sequence: MKKNDTKQKVMDAACQLFYTKGYHGTSVRDIAGKASVNVSLINYYYKSKQGLLEASVVLYYEEYLAVLEKTAQKRGQESPSIYLKQLIEAIIQYKLSRNQFTAFIQRELMLDSVFVREMAVTYLAKESHTLKQAFRDYLESNGIREREGVYLYMQLSGMLSAPFTMSKEMKGMLVTEESRHYFCSMYTSSIHHWIDTLATVSPASLRAVSAN
- the ezrA gene encoding septation ring formation regulator EzrA, which gives rise to MLYIVGGIILIIALIILGLIMRKRVYDEVDRLESWKMDIANRNVSEELAKVKALNLSGETQEKFESWKERWDHIVTKELPDTEEALFDAEEGADRYRFTKAKQHLQQVEVTLSRIEDKIEGMFRELDELLASEEEARKQAEALQPALQALKRTISQHRHQYGKADVRFEAAIAEQSTQLAAYHSLIESGNYFEANQLITDVKAKTESLEEEIEAFPQAYKQVKQELPAQVADLLGGIREMKQDGYRIHHLGFEDELKAEKERLNQLVKQLEAGEAEEIQLYIPALENRIKEMYQLLENEAVAKNYVDSKFEQYVQAVEKKTEAYMKTKEEIDLLRESYFFTDNDVEFHLKLESKISRLVKQLEALQQEMDDDRVSHTKLKEELETGFRELSAIEEEHEEIRGKIKTLRKDELEAKEKIADMRQKLYDVNRKLQKSNIPGVPQEVWKMVEESQEKTSLTMEVLEAHPLDMAEVRTHLQQAEEISNATIEQIEHLLEQAYLAEVVIQYSNRYRSQYPILAAEMAEAEKLFREYQYEQALERAARALQDIEPKALERLEKHIKIPS